ACCGTCGTGGCTTATCTCGATTTTGACCACATCGCATCACTTCGAGTCGACACAGTCTACACGACGGCTTATCGCAGACTGTTTCAGATATGGCCTAATAACGAGCCCGTGAAAGCGATTCTCGAAGCCAAGTTACGCCAAATACAGCCTGTTACGCAACAACATGATCCCTTCATTTTGGCTGTCCTGGTGGCTTTAGCACAGGAGAAACGGAGGTCTTGTCCAATGCACAACGCTACAGAGGCATCAACTTCCACTCCTGAGCTAGACTCAAGGACGAAATTGTCACATACAACAGACCCTATAGCCTCTTTCACGCAGGTCAGTTTATTACCTGAATGTAGCTTCCGTTACTAAACCCTCTCGCGTCAGGTTCATGTGTTAGCCACGAGCACCTGTGAATTAACACGCCTTTGGGCATTTACTGCTCGTTTCCCCAGAGTCATTTCTAAACAAGTTCGACTATCCGTTACAAGCATTCCATGCTGATCCGGTGATCATATCGTACTCTGAGGTACCCCTCTTACCTGCTTCCGCAACTACGGAGATGTTGGATAAGATCTTTGGAACTTCTGACCAAACTCTTTGCAAAGATGATGCTTAAGCAACCTTACTCTATTTGCTCTAGCAGTCACCTTAGCCTACATCATTATTCGAGCTCCAAATTCAAGTGAAAAAGGACTTTGACGCGTCTTGATTGGGCCGTTATCCCTgttttcctctttcacttGAAAGGGGCTACTTGGCGAGACTGCCGCGACTCCACTTTCAGCGATGGCAGGGGCGCTTTATCATCTCATTGGTGCTCTGGTCCTAACCCTGGACGGTTCTTATAGAGTTTGAGGTGGTAGCTCAAAGCTTCGCAACGTATGTAATATAtgtaatataattaaagtttGATTACGGAATTCCACGCGAACAGCGCGTCTTTGACGCGCGCTTTTAGGACAGGTCCAAACTTGGTAGAGAGAATAGCCCTCAATGTTCTCCAAAGGCAACTTGCAGTGAATGAAGACTAAGTCTTGAGTTGCGAGACGGGATGGAAACGCCAGAATTACACATGGGGAGCAGTCCCCATAGCCGTGCCGGAGTTATCGACCCCAACGAGACGACACCATGGCTCCGACATACTCGCTGGCCTGACCTATTCCGTAATCGATCACTCGAAGTTATCAGCACAACAGCACAACAGCCCGACTTCGTCCAAGGCCAACATTATCTGCTTGGCAAATGGAAGGGAAGTTCGGTCGAAAGCTCTGCTGAGGCCGAAGCTCAGCTTCGCATCTTACTACAGGGTGTTGATATCATGTTCAATCGTGTGATGGCTACAATGGCCCGCACGTCATACACATCTCGCTGCTGGCTCAATACGTATTCGAGAAATGACTTTTGGCCACATCCATTCCGAGCTGTGTTGTGCttaaaaagatatatttcCGTCTGGAAGCGATTAATATGCTTCGTCTTTCGGGTTTTGGGATTCAAGGAACGACAGCGTCAACAGCTCTACAATTTCAAACTGGGactgaaagaagaaaagatgatGCATTACATCTTATTTCTTGCGAGTCAACTTCCGAGTCGTGAGCAAGGCCACTCCCGCAGGCAACCTGTTGAGGACGATGAATTAAGTCAGGCAAGCAGTGATGAGAGCGATGGGGAGACAGATTTTGAAGAAGACGCGAGCATTGGAATAGATGATAGCTCACAGTATCAGTCCGAATTCCTCTTACCATCCAGGCCTTGGCTGGAGTTATCAGAAGCTTTGTTCCAGCTCTCAATGATGTTCTGGACACATCAGGACCCCGCTGGAGACATGTCGTCTTCtgttattatatattatactgCTGTTATGGGGATTCAAAGACAGTCCATGTCTTATTACCCAGCTCACAACTCTACAGGCGGGCTAGCGGCACTTATGTGGGTTGGACGTGCACTCTTTTTGGAGTATGCTCTTCCTCTATATAGCTACACTACCCTTGCGTACCACTGGCCATCCCGAGATCAATACCACTCCCAACCAGAGCGGCTCGAAGCAATCCGTCAAAGATATCTTGTACGAGGCTGCTACACACCTTTCGGAGAACTCATTGAACTGAAGGCGTTTTCCAAGCCTATTGTGAGACAGGAGGGCATGCCCGGTAACCTCTCCTGGGCTCCTGACGGCCGGTCGTTTGTGGTGGGCAATGACAAAGAAGTAAAACTCTCCGACTTCTGCAAGACTTACCATAAGGCCATAGCACTGGTCGAGGAGCAGGTCGAAGAAATGATGCTGGGCTTAAAGCCGAATTTCAATCTTGATATCGTCGGGGATGATCTGAATTGTCGAAAGGCCGGCTGGTCTTTCTTACAAAAGCCTGAGAACAAGCTATCAGATGCACGGGAGATGCTGATAAACAAGCTTCGCACGTCTCAATTCCGTGGCAAgccctactc
The Fusarium oxysporum f. sp. lycopersici 4287 chromosome 15, whole genome shotgun sequence DNA segment above includes these coding regions:
- a CDS encoding hypothetical protein (At least one base has a quality score < 10); the encoded protein is MGSSPHSRAGVIDPNETTPWLRHTRWPDLFRNRSLEVISTTAQQPDFVQGQHYLLGKWKGSSVESSAEAEAQLRILLQGVDIMFNRVMATMARTSYTSRCWLNTYSRNDFWPHPFRAVLCLKRYISVWKRLICFVFRVLGFKERQRQQLYNFKLGLKEEKMMHYILFLASQLPSREQGHSRRQPVEDDELSQASSDESDGETDFEEDASIGIDDSSQYQSEFLLPSRPWLELSEALFQLSMMFWTHQDPAGDMSSSVIIYYTAVMGIQRQSMSYYPAHNSTGGLAALMWVGRALFLEYALPLYSYTTLAYHWPSRDQYHSQPERLEAIRQRYLVRGCYTPFGELIELKAFSKPIVRQEGMPGNLSWAPDGRSFVVGNDKEVKLSDFCKTYHKAIALVEEQVEEMMLGLKPNFNLDIVGDDLNCRKAGWSFLQKPENKLSDAREMLINKLRTSQFRGKPYSSIPNCRVPLIVAYPLFISHVFVYILSIPT